A genomic region of Runella rosea contains the following coding sequences:
- the rplF gene encoding 50S ribosomal protein L6, with product MSRIGKKPITLPANVTVSVSDDNVVTVKGPKGTLARTIDRDIKVEVEGSELTVVRPTEQKRHKALHGLYRSLISNMVTGVNEGYKAELEIVGVGYKASVNNNILEMSLGYSHGIYFAVPSEVKVTATMEKGQNPKVFLECIDKELLGQIAAKIRSFRKVEPYKGKGIRFIGEQIRRKAGKAAAKK from the coding sequence ATGTCACGTATAGGAAAAAAGCCGATTACGCTACCAGCAAACGTCACAGTAAGTGTATCTGACGATAACGTTGTGACTGTGAAAGGTCCCAAAGGAACGTTAGCCCGTACCATTGACCGCGACATTAAGGTAGAAGTAGAAGGAAGCGAATTGACGGTCGTACGTCCGACTGAACAAAAGCGTCATAAAGCATTGCACGGTCTCTACCGCTCTCTCATCAGTAACATGGTGACGGGTGTGAATGAAGGCTATAAAGCTGAGCTGGAAATTGTTGGGGTAGGTTATAAGGCGTCCGTGAATAATAATATTCTTGAGATGAGCCTTGGCTATTCACACGGTATCTATTTTGCTGTACCTTCAGAAGTGAAGGTTACTGCAACAATGGAAAAAGGGCAGAACCCGAAGGTTTTTTTAGAGTGTATCGACAAAGAACTTTTGGGTCAAATTGCCGCTAAAATCCGCTCTTTCCGTAAAGTAGAACCTTACAAAGGTAAAGGTATCCGCTTCATTGGAGAACAAATCAGACGTAAAGCTGGTAAAGCAGCAGCTAAGAAGTAA
- the rpmC gene encoding 50S ribosomal protein L29 encodes MKNSEIKALTVEQLKQTLVEEQDRLLKLKFAHAVSPIENPMRIRNTRRLIARLMTELSAKDKAASA; translated from the coding sequence ATGAAAAATAGTGAAATCAAAGCGCTGACGGTAGAGCAATTGAAGCAAACCCTTGTTGAGGAGCAAGATCGTCTACTCAAGTTGAAGTTTGCTCACGCCGTATCTCCGATTGAAAATCCGATGCGTATTCGTAATACGCGCCGTCTGATTGCAAGGTTGATGACGGAGTTGTCGGCTAAGGATAAAGCCGCAAGCGCGTAA
- the rpsE gene encoding 30S ribosomal protein S5: MSNSIKPVKYNEADLKEKVVAINRVAKVVKGGRRFSFSAIVVVGDGKGVVGYGLGKANEVTDAIAKGIEDAKKNLVQVPLLKGTVPHEMHGKFSGGLVFVKPAAPGTGVIAGGAMRAVLEAAGIHDVLAKSKGSSNPHNVVKATIDALLKMRAPHQVAFQRGVKLAKVFNG; the protein is encoded by the coding sequence ATGTCAAACAGTATCAAACCTGTGAAATACAACGAGGCAGACCTGAAAGAAAAGGTTGTGGCTATCAACCGCGTTGCCAAAGTAGTAAAAGGTGGTCGTCGTTTTAGTTTCTCAGCAATTGTGGTCGTAGGTGACGGCAAAGGAGTAGTAGGTTATGGTTTAGGTAAAGCTAACGAAGTAACTGATGCTATTGCAAAAGGAATCGAGGACGCCAAGAAAAACCTTGTACAAGTTCCTCTCTTAAAAGGAACAGTTCCTCATGAAATGCACGGTAAATTTAGTGGAGGTCTGGTTTTTGTTAAGCCAGCTGCCCCTGGAACGGGTGTTATTGCAGGAGGTGCTATGCGTGCTGTTCTAGAAGCCGCTGGTATACACGACGTGTTAGCAAAATCAAAAGGATCATCAAACCCTCACAATGTAGTGAAGGCAACTATTGATGCACTCCTTAAGATGAGAGCTCCTCACCAAGTTGCATTCCAACGCGGAGTAAAGTTGGCCAAAGTATTTAATGGATAA
- the rpmJ gene encoding 50S ribosomal protein L36 translates to MKVKASIKKRSADCKVIRRKGKLYVINKKNPKYKQRQG, encoded by the coding sequence ATGAAAGTAAAAGCGTCTATTAAAAAGCGCAGTGCTGATTGTAAAGTAATTCGCCGAAAAGGTAAACTTTACGTTATCAATAAGAAAAATCCCAAGTACAAACAAAGACAAGGATAA
- the rplP gene encoding 50S ribosomal protein L16: MLQPKRTKFRKQQKSKGSEKGMATRGHQIAFGTFAIKTLEPGWITARQIEAARISVTRAMKREGQVWIRIFPDKPITKKPLEVRMGKGKGAPEYWVAPVKAGTILFEATGVSLELASEALRLAAQKLPVKTKFVVRRDHQEEAE; this comes from the coding sequence ATGTTACAACCGAAAAGAACCAAGTTCCGCAAACAACAGAAAAGTAAAGGGTCTGAAAAAGGAATGGCCACTCGTGGCCACCAGATCGCTTTCGGTACGTTTGCCATCAAAACGCTTGAACCAGGCTGGATTACAGCCAGACAGATTGAAGCGGCTCGTATTTCTGTAACGCGTGCTATGAAGCGTGAAGGTCAGGTTTGGATTCGAATTTTTCCTGACAAACCTATTACCAAAAAACCCCTAGAGGTTCGTATGGGTAAAGGTAAAGGTGCTCCCGAATATTGGGTAGCTCCCGTTAAGGCAGGAACGATTCTATTTGAAGCTACAGGAGTATCACTCGAACTCGCAAGTGAAGCACTTCGTCTAGCCGCTCAAAAGTTACCTGTTAAGACTAAATTCGTAGTTCGTCGCGATCATCAAGAAGAAGCAGAATAA
- the rplO gene encoding 50S ribosomal protein L15 yields the protein MNLSSLKPASGSVKTKKRLGRGHGSGMGGTSTRGHKGAQSRSGYSQKSHFEGGQMPLQRRVPKFGFKNINRVEYKALNLDSIQALVEKTNATVIDIEVLYNNGLVSKTDLVKILSRGELKVAVELKAHAFSKAAAEAIEKAGGKAVTL from the coding sequence ATGAATCTTAGCTCATTAAAACCAGCCTCAGGCTCGGTAAAAACAAAAAAACGCCTAGGTAGAGGGCATGGCTCAGGAATGGGCGGTACATCTACGCGTGGACACAAAGGTGCTCAATCACGCTCAGGCTACAGCCAAAAAAGTCACTTCGAAGGAGGGCAAATGCCACTTCAGAGACGTGTGCCGAAGTTTGGCTTCAAAAACATTAATCGCGTAGAGTACAAAGCACTAAATTTAGATTCAATTCAGGCATTGGTTGAAAAAACAAATGCTACTGTTATCGACATTGAAGTGTTGTACAACAACGGTTTAGTTTCAAAAACTGACTTAGTAAAGATTCTTAGCCGTGGCGAATTAAAAGTTGCCGTAGAATTGAAAGCTCATGCTTTTTCAAAAGCAGCAGCAGAGGCTATTGAAAAAGCAGGCGGTAAAGCCGTTACTTTGTAA
- the rpsK gene encoding 30S ribosomal protein S11, with translation MAQNKRKDKAKKRVVQVEQVGQVHIRASFNNIIISVTNMSGQVISWASAGKMGFKGSKKNTPYAAQTAAQSCAQVAYDLGMRKAEVFVKGPGSGRESAIRTVQNVGIEVTTIKDITPLPHNGCRPPKRRRV, from the coding sequence ATGGCTCAAAATAAGCGTAAAGATAAAGCTAAAAAGCGCGTTGTACAGGTGGAGCAAGTGGGTCAAGTTCACATTAGAGCTTCATTTAACAACATTATTATTTCGGTTACCAACATGTCTGGACAAGTGATTTCTTGGGCATCTGCTGGTAAAATGGGTTTCAAAGGTTCTAAGAAAAACACTCCTTATGCCGCTCAAACTGCCGCTCAAAGCTGTGCTCAAGTTGCATACGACCTTGGCATGCGTAAAGCAGAAGTCTTTGTGAAAGGCCCAGGTTCAGGTCGTGAATCAGCTATCCGTACTGTACAAAATGTCGGTATTGAAGTGACTACAATCAAAGATATTACTCCGCTTCCACACAATGGTTGCCGTCCCCCCAAACGTAGAAGAGTTTAA
- the rpsM gene encoding 30S ribosomal protein S13, translating into MARIAGVDIPDKKRGEISLTYIYGIGRSSARKILEKAGINFDKKVAEWSDEESNAVRGIINGEFNTEGALRSEVQLSIKRLMDIGCYRGLRHRKGLPVRGQRTKNNSRTRKGKRKTVANKKKATK; encoded by the coding sequence ATGGCACGTATTGCAGGTGTTGACATTCCAGACAAAAAACGTGGAGAAATCTCGTTGACTTACATCTACGGGATAGGCCGTAGCTCTGCTCGTAAAATTTTGGAGAAAGCTGGAATCAATTTTGACAAAAAAGTAGCTGAATGGTCTGACGAAGAGTCTAATGCTGTTCGTGGAATCATTAACGGTGAATTTAATACGGAAGGTGCACTTCGTTCAGAAGTACAGCTAAGTATCAAACGGTTGATGGATATCGGTTGTTATCGTGGCTTGCGTCACCGTAAAGGATTACCTGTACGTGGCCAAAGAACCAAAAATAATAGCCGTACTCGTAAAGGTAAGCGTAAGACTGTAGCCAACAAGAAAAAAGCTACTAAGTAG
- the secY gene encoding preprotein translocase subunit SecY has protein sequence MKRFIQTLKNIFSIEELKNRILYTLLLIAVYRLGYYIVLPGVDSSKLNIDTSGLLGLLDTFLGGAFSKASIFALGIMPYISASIAIQLLTMALPYFQKMQKEGESGRKKLNQITRVLTIFVTIAQSVSYLQTTIPTDALLITRAAFTISSVFILTAGTIFCMWLGERITDRGIGNGTSMLIMIGIVSRFPRAIYQEAVSRGTGEALIFVLEIVALFLVVMFAVALTQAVRRVPIQYAKQVVGNKVMGGQRQYLPLKLNTSGVMPIIFAQALMFIPSLVAGLFAEKSDFASSIATTFNDYTTWEYNGLFATLIIVFTFFYTAIAISPQQIADDMKRGGGFIPGVKPGISTSDFIATVLDRITLPGGILLAVVAILPSLASMTGMTREFAQFFGGTSLLILVGVVLDTLQQVESYLLMKRYEGLMKSGRVKGRTETVAV, from the coding sequence ATGAAACGGTTTATACAGACCTTAAAAAATATCTTTTCAATTGAAGAGTTAAAGAATAGAATTCTTTATACTCTCCTTTTGATTGCGGTTTATCGTCTTGGTTACTACATTGTTCTACCTGGAGTAGACAGTAGCAAACTTAATATCGATACATCAGGCTTATTAGGCTTGTTAGATACATTTTTGGGAGGGGCTTTCAGTAAGGCTTCAATTTTTGCTCTGGGTATCATGCCCTACATTTCTGCTTCTATTGCCATTCAGTTATTAACAATGGCACTTCCTTATTTCCAGAAAATGCAGAAGGAAGGAGAATCAGGACGTAAGAAATTGAATCAGATTACCCGAGTATTAACCATTTTTGTTACAATTGCTCAGTCGGTAAGTTATTTGCAAACTACGATACCAACGGATGCGCTATTAATTACTCGTGCAGCTTTTACAATATCATCCGTTTTTATTTTAACAGCGGGTACAATCTTCTGTATGTGGTTGGGTGAAAGAATCACTGACCGCGGAATTGGAAATGGTACATCAATGTTGATTATGATTGGTATTGTATCGCGTTTTCCAAGAGCTATTTATCAGGAAGCTGTTTCAAGAGGTACAGGAGAGGCATTAATTTTCGTTCTTGAAATCGTAGCACTGTTCTTAGTCGTAATGTTTGCAGTAGCTTTGACACAGGCAGTACGTAGAGTGCCAATCCAGTATGCAAAACAAGTAGTTGGAAACAAAGTTATGGGTGGTCAGAGACAGTACTTGCCCCTTAAGCTTAATACTTCGGGTGTAATGCCAATTATCTTTGCACAGGCTCTTATGTTTATACCTTCATTGGTTGCAGGCTTATTTGCAGAAAAAAGTGATTTTGCTAGTTCAATAGCAACCACTTTCAATGATTATACAACTTGGGAATACAACGGTCTTTTTGCTACTTTAATCATCGTATTTACGTTTTTCTATACCGCGATTGCGATTAGTCCTCAGCAAATTGCTGACGATATGAAAAGAGGAGGAGGTTTTATTCCAGGAGTTAAACCAGGGATTTCTACTTCTGACTTTATTGCTACGGTGTTGGATCGTATTACTTTACCAGGAGGAATACTTCTCGCGGTAGTAGCTATTCTTCCATCACTAGCAAGTATGACTGGTATGACCAGAGAATTTGCACAGTTTTTTGGAGGTACATCATTGTTAATTTTGGTTGGTGTTGTACTTGATACTTTGCAACAAGTAGAAAGTTATCTCCTCATGAAACGCTACGAAGGTTTAATGAAGTCTGGTCGAGTAAAAGGCCGTACTGAAACTGTAGCAGTATAA
- the rplR gene encoding 50S ribosomal protein L18, translating into MALARSDRRQRIKYRIRKKVAGTTEKPRLSVFRSNARIYAQVIDDTKGVTLVSASSIELDTTNKASVNAEDAKKVGIKLAEKAIAAGVSSVVFDRNGYLYHGKVKALADGAREGGLKF; encoded by the coding sequence ATGGCTTTAGCAAGAAGCGACAGAAGACAGCGCATCAAGTACCGGATTCGGAAGAAAGTAGCTGGAACAACAGAAAAGCCTCGCCTTTCAGTATTTCGTTCAAATGCACGCATTTATGCGCAGGTAATTGATGATACAAAAGGAGTAACTTTAGTCTCTGCTTCATCTATTGAGCTTGATACCACTAATAAAGCGAGTGTCAATGCAGAAGATGCGAAAAAAGTAGGCATTAAACTGGCTGAGAAAGCAATTGCAGCTGGCGTTAGTTCAGTTGTATTTGATCGCAACGGTTATTTATATCACGGCAAAGTAAAAGCACTGGCAGACGGCGCCCGCGAAGGGGGTCTCAAATTCTAA
- the rpsD gene encoding 30S ribosomal protein S4, whose translation MARYTGPKSKISRRFGEAIMGPSKALNKKNYPPGQHGRGRRSKKSEYALQLQEKQKVKYTYGILERQFRNLFHRAAVREGITGVNLLKLCEARLDNTVYRLGIAPTRRAARQLVSHKHITIDGEVVNVPSFSLRPGQIVGVREKSKSLEAITESLAARTATAKRFNWLEWDSSLLIGKFVQYPERDQIPENVNEQAIVELYSK comes from the coding sequence ATGGCACGTTATACAGGTCCAAAGTCCAAGATTTCGCGTCGTTTTGGTGAGGCCATCATGGGTCCCAGCAAGGCGCTGAATAAGAAAAACTATCCTCCCGGCCAACATGGTCGCGGACGTCGCAGCAAGAAGTCTGAATATGCACTTCAATTGCAAGAAAAACAAAAGGTAAAGTATACCTACGGAATTTTGGAACGCCAATTCCGTAATTTATTTCACCGTGCAGCTGTTCGTGAAGGTATTACAGGGGTAAACCTTCTAAAACTTTGCGAAGCTCGTCTTGATAACACCGTTTATCGTTTAGGAATTGCTCCTACTCGCCGTGCGGCTCGTCAATTGGTAAGCCACAAGCACATAACAATTGATGGAGAAGTAGTGAATGTTCCATCATTCTCATTGCGCCCTGGACAAATCGTTGGTGTTCGCGAGAAATCAAAATCTCTTGAAGCAATCACTGAAAGTTTGGCAGCACGTACAGCTACTGCAAAACGTTTCAATTGGCTTGAATGGGATAGCAGTTTGTTGATTGGAAAGTTTGTTCAGTACCCAGAACGCGATCAGATTCCTGAGAACGTGAACGAGCAAGCAATCGTCGAATTGTACTCTAAATAG
- the rpsH gene encoding 30S ribosomal protein S8, whose protein sequence is MLTDPIADYLTRIRNAIKAKHRVVEIPASNIKKEITKVLYDKGFIQNYKFEDNGPQGIIKIALKYNPVTKQSAIVDLQRVSKPGLRKYSGATDIPRILNGLGVAIVSTSKGVMTDKEARVLNVGGEVLCYVY, encoded by the coding sequence ATGTTAACCGATCCCATAGCAGATTATCTGACGAGAATCAGAAACGCCATAAAGGCGAAGCACCGGGTTGTGGAGATACCTGCTTCTAATATCAAGAAGGAGATCACCAAGGTACTCTACGATAAAGGCTTTATCCAAAACTATAAGTTTGAAGATAATGGCCCGCAGGGTATTATTAAGATTGCTTTAAAGTACAACCCAGTAACAAAGCAATCAGCAATTGTTGACTTGCAACGTGTAAGCAAGCCAGGTTTGCGTAAATATTCGGGTGCTACCGATATTCCACGCATCCTCAATGGTCTTGGAGTAGCGATTGTATCTACCTCTAAAGGGGTAATGACCGACAAAGAAGCGCGCGTGCTCAACGTGGGCGGAGAAGTATTGTGTTACGTTTACTGA
- the rplE gene encoding 50S ribosomal protein L5 — translation MATPRLKEKYTKDVVKHLQDKFQYKSVMQVPRLSKIVINKGIGAAVADKKLIDQGLEEITIIAGQKAVPTISKKAISNFKLREKMPIGVKVTLRGNRMFEFLDRLTSIALPRVRDFQGISDKGFDGRGNYTFGVKEQIIFPEIQFDKINKISGMDITFVTTANTDEESYELLKSLGMPFTKGKK, via the coding sequence ATGGCAACTCCGAGATTAAAAGAAAAATACACAAAGGACGTCGTTAAGCATTTGCAAGACAAGTTCCAGTATAAATCGGTAATGCAAGTACCTCGTTTGTCGAAAATTGTTATCAACAAAGGAATTGGTGCAGCGGTAGCTGATAAGAAGTTGATTGATCAAGGTCTTGAAGAGATTACAATTATTGCAGGTCAAAAAGCAGTACCTACCATCTCTAAGAAAGCGATTTCAAACTTTAAGTTGCGTGAAAAAATGCCGATTGGTGTTAAAGTTACTCTTCGCGGCAACCGTATGTTTGAATTTTTAGACCGTTTGACTTCTATTGCCCTACCTCGTGTACGTGATTTCCAAGGTATCAGCGACAAAGGTTTTGATGGACGTGGTAACTATACATTTGGCGTAAAAGAGCAAATTATCTTCCCTGAGATTCAGTTTGATAAAATTAACAAAATCTCTGGTATGGATATCACGTTCGTAACTACCGCCAATACTGACGAAGAAAGCTACGAATTGCTTAAATCGCTTGGTATGCCCTTTACTAAAGGTAAGAAATAA
- the rplN gene encoding 50S ribosomal protein L14 gives MVQQESRLSVADNSGAKEVLVIRVLGGTGKRYASIGDKVVVTVKQAIPSGNVKKGTVSKAVVVRTKKEIRRKDGSYIRFEDNAVVLLNNQDEPRGTRIFGPVARELREKNFMKIVSLAPEVL, from the coding sequence ATGGTACAGCAAGAATCAAGACTGTCTGTGGCCGATAACAGTGGCGCAAAAGAAGTACTAGTTATCCGTGTATTAGGCGGAACTGGGAAACGATACGCCTCTATCGGAGACAAAGTAGTAGTGACAGTTAAGCAGGCAATTCCTTCAGGTAACGTAAAGAAAGGTACAGTTTCAAAAGCTGTAGTTGTTCGTACCAAAAAAGAAATCCGTCGCAAAGACGGCTCTTATATTCGATTTGAAGACAATGCCGTCGTATTACTCAACAACCAAGATGAACCTCGCGGTACTCGTATCTTCGGTCCTGTTGCTCGTGAATTGCGCGAGAAAAATTTTATGAAAATTGTTTCATTGGCACCTGAAGTATTGTAG
- the map gene encoding type I methionyl aminopeptidase, with the protein MIFLKSEEEVLLIKESAQVLGKAHAEVAKWIKPGITTKQLDKVAEEFIKDHKGQPSFKGYNGFPASLCISLNDIVVHGFPSQYQLREGDIISIDCGVKLNGFHSDSAYTYPVGNISAEVMNLLKRTKQSLYLGIEQAVEGKRVGDIGYVIQSYVEKFGYGVVRELVGHGVGRNLHESPEVPNYGKRGQGPKLREGIVIAIEPMITLGKRSVVQEKDGWTIRTTDRKPAAHFEHTVLVRKGKAEILTTFKYIEEVTENTTLMVSI; encoded by the coding sequence ATGATTTTTCTTAAATCAGAAGAAGAAGTTTTACTGATTAAAGAAAGCGCACAAGTTCTGGGAAAAGCACATGCCGAAGTGGCAAAGTGGATAAAGCCTGGTATTACTACTAAGCAATTAGATAAAGTAGCTGAAGAGTTTATCAAAGACCATAAAGGTCAGCCTTCTTTTAAAGGTTATAATGGTTTTCCAGCATCACTTTGTATTTCGCTGAATGATATTGTAGTACATGGTTTTCCAAGCCAATATCAATTGCGAGAAGGAGATATTATCTCTATTGATTGTGGAGTTAAGTTAAATGGATTTCATAGCGATAGTGCATATACCTACCCAGTAGGAAACATAAGTGCTGAAGTAATGAACCTTCTAAAGCGCACTAAACAGTCACTGTATTTAGGGATTGAGCAGGCAGTAGAAGGTAAAAGAGTAGGTGATATTGGCTACGTGATTCAATCATACGTTGAAAAATTTGGCTATGGTGTTGTTAGAGAATTGGTCGGGCATGGTGTAGGCCGTAATTTACATGAAAGTCCTGAAGTACCAAATTACGGAAAACGAGGACAGGGACCTAAGTTGCGGGAAGGAATTGTGATTGCGATTGAACCAATGATTACCTTAGGAAAAAGATCCGTAGTTCAGGAGAAGGACGGATGGACTATCCGAACAACAGACCGAAAACCTGCTGCACATTTTGAGCACACTGTGTTGGTTCGTAAAGGCAAAGCAGAAATTTTAACGACGTTTAAGTACATAGAAGAAGTAACTGAAAATACGACGTTAATGGTAAGCATCTAA
- the rpmD gene encoding 50S ribosomal protein L30, protein MAKVRVTQVRSKIGRPEDQKRTLAALGLGKISRSIEIEINPAISGMIQKVNHLVKVEEI, encoded by the coding sequence ATGGCAAAGGTAAGAGTAACACAAGTAAGAAGTAAGATTGGAAGACCCGAAGACCAAAAGCGCACCTTAGCTGCTTTAGGATTAGGTAAAATCAGTCGCAGTATAGAGATTGAAATCAATCCTGCCATTTCTGGTATGATTCAGAAAGTAAATCATTTGGTGAAAGTCGAAGAGATCTAA
- the rpsQ gene encoding 30S ribosomal protein S17, with amino-acid sequence MEAAAQTTTTVERNLRKVRVGRVVSSKMEKSCVVAVERKVKHPKYGKFMKKTTKLMVHDENNECGVGDTIRVMETRPLSKNKRWRLVEIIEKAK; translated from the coding sequence ATGGAGGCAGCAGCACAAACAACTACAACTGTAGAAAGAAATTTACGCAAAGTCAGAGTTGGCCGCGTGGTAAGCAGCAAGATGGAAAAATCTTGTGTTGTCGCGGTAGAGCGTAAAGTTAAGCACCCAAAATATGGTAAGTTTATGAAAAAAACTACCAAACTGATGGTGCATGACGAAAACAATGAGTGTGGAGTAGGAGATACCATTCGCGTAATGGAAACCCGCCCGCTCAGTAAGAACAAGCGTTGGAGATTAGTCGAAATCATTGAAAAAGCGAAATAA
- the rpsC gene encoding 30S ribosomal protein S3, producing MGQKVNPIGLRLGIVRGWDSSWYGGREFADKLIEDEQIRKYISARIPKGAISKVVIERTLKRITLTIHTARPGIVIGKGGNEVDKIKEELKKITGKDIQINIYEIKRPEIDAKLVGESIAQQLENRISYRRAMKQAISSAMRVGAQGIKVRVSGRLGGAEMARTEEYKEGRVPLHTLRADIDYAISEALTVYGKIGIKVWVFKGEIFGKRDLSPISGGAASAERAGGNDRGGDRGDRRRGGDGDRRRGGGGDRDGGGDRRGAGNGPGAGNGPGKGRNNNNRNKKK from the coding sequence ATGGGACAGAAAGTTAATCCTATAGGTCTGCGACTCGGTATCGTCCGTGGTTGGGATTCAAGCTGGTACGGAGGACGTGAGTTTGCCGACAAGCTGATTGAAGACGAGCAGATCCGCAAATATATTTCCGCTCGTATTCCTAAAGGTGCTATCTCCAAAGTAGTCATTGAACGTACTTTGAAGCGTATCACCCTTACAATTCACACGGCCCGCCCAGGAATTGTAATCGGTAAAGGCGGAAACGAGGTCGACAAGATTAAGGAAGAGTTAAAGAAGATTACGGGTAAAGATATCCAAATCAACATCTACGAAATTAAGCGTCCTGAAATTGATGCTAAATTGGTGGGAGAGTCTATCGCTCAACAATTAGAAAATCGTATATCATATCGTCGTGCTATGAAGCAAGCGATATCATCTGCGATGCGTGTAGGTGCTCAAGGAATCAAAGTTCGTGTATCTGGTCGTCTGGGTGGTGCTGAAATGGCCCGTACAGAAGAATATAAAGAAGGACGTGTGCCTCTTCATACACTCCGTGCCGATATTGATTACGCAATTTCAGAAGCGCTTACCGTATATGGTAAAATCGGTATCAAAGTATGGGTTTTCAAAGGTGAAATCTTCGGAAAGCGTGATTTATCTCCAATAAGTGGTGGAGCTGCTTCAGCAGAACGTGCTGGTGGTAATGACCGTGGAGGAGACCGTGGGGATCGTCGTAGAGGTGGTGATGGAGATCGTCGCAGAGGCGGTGGTGGAGATCGTGACGGAGGTGGAGATCGCCGCGGAGCTGGAAACGGTCCTGGAGCTGGAAACGGTCCTGGTAAAGGCCGGAACAACAATAACCGTAATAAGAAAAAGTAA
- the rplX gene encoding 50S ribosomal protein L24, whose protein sequence is MERKYNKQPKLHIRTGDTVKVIAGNSKGQSGKVTKVLVEKQRAIVEGVNLITKHIKPTAANPQGELKKTEGSIHISNLMLVDPATGQPTRIGRKANEEGKLQRYSKESGKFIADPSK, encoded by the coding sequence ATGGAAAGAAAATACAACAAACAACCCAAATTACACATTCGTACCGGTGACACGGTGAAGGTAATTGCTGGTAACTCTAAAGGCCAGTCGGGTAAAGTCACCAAAGTATTGGTAGAGAAGCAACGTGCGATTGTGGAAGGGGTCAACTTGATCACTAAACACATCAAGCCAACGGCCGCCAATCCACAAGGTGAACTGAAGAAAACAGAAGGCTCAATCCATATCAGTAATCTGATGCTTGTTGATCCTGCAACTGGACAACCTACTCGTATTGGCCGTAAAGCCAATGAAGAAGGTAAGTTGCAACGTTACTCTAAAGAATCAGGTAAGTTTATCGCTGATCCTTCAAAGTAA
- the infA gene encoding translation initiation factor IF-1, with amino-acid sequence MAKQGLIEVDGIIVEALSNAMFRVQLENKHEVIAHISGKMRMNYIKILQGDRVKLEMSPYDLSKARIIYRYK; translated from the coding sequence ATGGCAAAACAAGGACTCATCGAAGTTGACGGAATTATAGTAGAAGCGCTCTCTAACGCTATGTTTCGAGTACAGCTGGAGAACAAACATGAGGTAATTGCTCATATCTCTGGTAAGATGCGAATGAACTATATCAAAATTTTGCAGGGTGACAGAGTTAAACTCGAAATGTCGCCTTACGACTTGTCAAAGGCTCGGATTATTTACCGATATAAATAG
- the rpsN gene encoding 30S ribosomal protein S14, with translation MAKESVKARELKKQKLVAKYASKRAALKEAGDWEGLDKLPRSSSAVRLHNRCRLTGRPRGYMRKFGICRVVFREMASAGKIPGVTKASW, from the coding sequence ATGGCTAAAGAATCCGTAAAAGCAAGAGAATTGAAAAAACAAAAGCTGGTTGCTAAATATGCCTCCAAAAGAGCTGCATTGAAAGAAGCTGGCGATTGGGAAGGTTTAGACAAGCTGCCACGTAGTTCATCAGCAGTTCGTTTGCACAACCGTTGCCGTTTAACTGGACGTCCCCGTGGATACATGCGTAAGTTTGGTATTTGCCGGGTGGTATTCCGCGAGATGGCTTCGGCAGGAAAAATCCCTGGTGTTACCAAAGCCAGCTGGTAA